The Peribacillus sp. FSL P2-0133 genome has a segment encoding these proteins:
- the clpP gene encoding ATP-dependent Clp endopeptidase proteolytic subunit ClpP yields the protein MNLIPTVIEQTSRGERAYDIYSRLLKDRIIMLGSAIDDNVSNSIVAQLLFLEAENPEKDITLYINSPGGSITSGMAIYDTMQYIKPNVSTVCIGMAASMGAFLLAAGEKGKRYALPNSEVMIHQPLGGAQGQATEIEIAARRILHLKDKLNQILAERTGQPIEVLQRDTERDNFMTSERALEYGLIDKVITRSILDDKKDSK from the coding sequence ATGAATTTAATTCCTACAGTTATCGAACAAACAAGTCGTGGGGAGCGTGCCTACGATATTTACTCCCGTTTATTAAAAGACCGGATCATTATGCTAGGAAGTGCAATTGACGATAATGTTTCCAACTCCATTGTTGCTCAATTACTATTTTTAGAAGCGGAAAACCCTGAAAAAGATATCACTCTATACATCAACAGCCCTGGCGGAAGCATCACTTCCGGTATGGCCATTTATGATACTATGCAATATATCAAACCTAATGTATCCACAGTATGCATCGGTATGGCCGCTTCCATGGGCGCTTTCCTATTGGCTGCTGGCGAAAAAGGCAAACGTTATGCATTGCCAAACAGTGAAGTCATGATTCACCAACCGCTTGGAGGAGCTCAAGGTCAAGCTACTGAAATTGAAATTGCTGCCCGCCGTATCCTTCACTTGAAAGATAAACTGAACCAAATCCTGGCAGAACGTACTGGTCAACCTATTGAAGTCCTTCAAAGAGATACGGAACGTGATAACTTCATGACTTCCGAAAGAGCTCTTGAATATGGCTTGATTGACAAAGTCATCACGCGCAGCATCCTTGATGACAAAAAAGACTCTAAATAA
- a CDS encoding HPr family phosphocarrier protein, with product MVEKQVEVKLKTGLQARPAALFVQEANRFHSDVFLEKEGKKVNAKSIMGLMSLAISSGVSVKLIVEGRDEKEALEALEEFVQQEG from the coding sequence ATGGTGGAAAAACAAGTTGAGGTAAAATTGAAGACGGGTTTGCAAGCGCGGCCGGCGGCTCTTTTTGTACAAGAAGCTAACCGCTTTCATTCAGATGTTTTTCTTGAAAAAGAAGGAAAGAAAGTGAATGCAAAAAGTATAATGGGGTTAATGAGCCTTGCCATCAGTTCTGGCGTGTCCGTTAAGTTAATCGTCGAAGGACGCGATGAAAAAGAAGCGTTAGAGGCATTGGAAGAGTTCGTTCAGCAAGAGGGTTAA
- the whiA gene encoding DNA-binding protein WhiA, with the protein MSFASETKKELTTLEGKDCCGRAELCALIRMNGSLSFSNRKLVVDIQTENAAIARRIYTLLKKSYEVQVELLVRKKMKLKKNNVYIVRMSSGGQRVLTDLEILGDGFEILHDISDTIVGKKCCKRSYLRGAFLAGGSVNNPETSSYHLEIFSLYKEHNDALCELMNKFGLKAKTLERKKGYIIYLKEAEKIAEFLSIVGAHSALLRFEDVRIVRDMRNSVNRLVNCETANLNKTIGASLRQVENIHYIEDTVGLSILPDKLREIAELRIAFQDITLKELGEMVSGGTISKSGINHRLRKIDEIADRLRGGEAIAAKK; encoded by the coding sequence ATGTCTTTTGCTTCAGAAACGAAAAAAGAGCTTACTACATTAGAGGGAAAGGATTGCTGCGGTAGGGCGGAATTATGTGCGCTTATCCGGATGAACGGATCCCTTTCATTTTCTAATCGGAAGCTTGTTGTGGATATTCAAACTGAGAATGCTGCGATTGCCAGAAGGATTTATACGCTGCTGAAAAAAAGTTATGAGGTCCAGGTCGAGCTGTTGGTCCGTAAAAAGATGAAGCTAAAAAAGAATAATGTATATATTGTCAGGATGTCATCCGGAGGGCAGCGGGTTTTAACCGATTTGGAAATTTTAGGCGATGGCTTTGAAATTCTCCATGATATATCCGATACTATTGTTGGGAAGAAATGCTGTAAGCGTTCTTACCTGAGAGGTGCATTTCTTGCGGGGGGTTCGGTAAATAATCCGGAAACGTCTTCCTATCACCTCGAGATTTTCTCACTTTATAAAGAGCACAATGATGCCCTATGTGAGCTAATGAATAAGTTTGGCTTGAAGGCCAAGACGCTTGAACGCAAGAAAGGGTACATCATTTATTTGAAAGAAGCCGAAAAAATTGCCGAGTTTTTAAGTATAGTTGGCGCCCATTCAGCTTTATTAAGGTTCGAGGATGTACGGATTGTCCGTGATATGCGTAATTCAGTGAATCGGCTTGTGAATTGTGAAACAGCCAATTTGAACAAAACGATCGGGGCCTCATTGCGCCAGGTTGAAAATATCCATTATATCGAGGATACGGTAGGACTAAGCATTTTACCGGATAAGCTTCGGGAAATTGCGGAGCTTAGGATAGCGTTTCAGGATATAACCTTAAAGGAACTTGGGGAAATGGTATCCGGGGGAACCATCAGTAAGTCCGGGATTAATCACCGATTACGAAAGATTGATGAAATAGCTGACAGGCTCCGTGGGGGAGAGGCTATTGCTGCGAAAAAATAA
- a CDS encoding YvcK family protein, translated as MLNKKKQPKVVIIGGGTGLPVLLRGLKKHPVDITAIVTVADDGGSSGRLREDMDIPAPGDIRNVLAALSDVEPLVEQMFQHRFQSKNELSGHSLGNLILAAMTSLTGDFVHAIQEMSKFLNVRGKVLPAANQSVVLHAEMDDGTIVTGESKIPFSGKKIKKVFLSPHHIKPLSETLQEIKQADLIVIGPGSLYTSILPNLLVPGLGEEVARSKAKKVYICNLMTQAGETLDYSASDHIKAIYDHMGNAYIDRILVNNEEIPTEIQQRYQAEYAKPVMYDVESLKRMGLEIIQERIFSYEGNVIRHDTKKVADLLYNMLVNETKSPIIP; from the coding sequence ATGTTAAATAAGAAGAAACAACCTAAGGTTGTGATCATTGGAGGGGGAACCGGCCTTCCCGTTTTGTTGAGAGGGTTAAAGAAGCATCCAGTGGATATTACGGCAATCGTTACGGTAGCTGATGATGGTGGCAGTTCAGGCCGCCTTCGCGAGGATATGGATATCCCCGCTCCGGGGGATATTCGTAACGTGCTGGCTGCGTTATCGGATGTAGAGCCCCTTGTTGAACAAATGTTTCAACATCGCTTTCAGAGTAAAAATGAGTTGTCCGGGCATTCGCTGGGGAATTTGATACTGGCGGCAATGACCTCGTTGACAGGCGATTTCGTCCATGCGATCCAGGAAATGAGTAAATTTCTTAATGTCCGCGGTAAAGTGCTCCCGGCTGCCAACCAAAGTGTGGTTCTCCATGCGGAGATGGATGACGGAACGATTGTTACAGGAGAATCCAAGATCCCCTTCTCAGGAAAGAAAATAAAAAAAGTTTTTCTGTCTCCTCATCATATAAAGCCGCTCAGTGAAACTCTCCAGGAAATCAAGCAGGCAGATCTTATTGTCATAGGTCCAGGAAGTCTATATACTAGCATTCTGCCTAACTTACTTGTCCCTGGCCTAGGAGAAGAGGTTGCCCGTTCCAAGGCTAAGAAGGTGTACATTTGCAATTTGATGACACAAGCCGGCGAGACGCTGGATTATAGTGCGAGCGATCATATAAAAGCGATATATGACCATATGGGAAATGCATATATTGACAGGATACTTGTTAATAATGAGGAAATACCAACCGAGATTCAGCAACGCTATCAAGCTGAATATGCCAAACCGGTCATGTATGATGTGGAAAGTTTAAAACGGATGGGTCTTGAAATCATACAAGAACGCATTTTCAGCTACGAGGGGAATGTAATACGCCATGACACGAAAAAAGTGGCGGATTTGCTTTATAATATGCTTGTAAATGAAACTAAAAGCCCTATAATACCGTAG
- the rapZ gene encoding RNase adapter RapZ — MSTGQMSETQLVIITGMSGAGKTVAVQSFEDLGFFCVDNLPPTLLPKFLELMKDSGNKMNKVALVMDLRGREFFDSLFLALDNLTDTAAVSPRILFLEADDDSLVRRYKETRRTHPLAPLGRPLEGIKMERELLDELKGRAQLIFNTSQLKPRELREKIASEFSADKSVGFTLNVMSFGFKHGLPIDADLVFDVRFLPNPYYIDHMRPRTGLEQEVSSYVLKWSETQKFLEKVTDLLAFMLPYYKREGKAQLVVAIGCTGGQHRSVALTEYISNHFKKDYRVQVSHRDIEKSKGKADVK; from the coding sequence ATGAGTACAGGGCAGATGAGTGAAACGCAATTGGTCATCATTACCGGAATGTCCGGAGCAGGTAAGACAGTGGCGGTTCAAAGTTTTGAAGACCTCGGCTTTTTTTGCGTCGATAATTTGCCGCCCACGCTATTGCCAAAGTTTTTGGAGTTAATGAAGGACTCCGGGAATAAGATGAATAAAGTGGCCCTTGTCATGGATTTAAGGGGAAGGGAGTTTTTTGATTCCTTATTTCTTGCACTGGATAATTTAACGGATACAGCTGCAGTATCACCAAGAATCCTTTTTCTTGAAGCTGATGATGATTCCTTGGTACGCAGATATAAGGAAACGAGAAGGACCCACCCCCTTGCTCCATTAGGCCGGCCGTTGGAAGGCATTAAAATGGAACGGGAACTTTTGGACGAATTGAAGGGAAGGGCTCAATTGATCTTTAATACTTCCCAACTGAAACCGCGCGAATTGAGGGAGAAAATCGCTTCGGAATTTTCTGCCGATAAAAGTGTCGGTTTTACACTCAATGTCATGTCGTTCGGGTTCAAACATGGCCTGCCCATAGATGCCGACCTTGTGTTTGATGTACGTTTCCTGCCAAATCCATATTATATTGACCATATGAGGCCAAGGACTGGCTTGGAACAGGAAGTGTCGAGTTACGTTTTAAAATGGAGTGAGACGCAAAAGTTCTTGGAAAAAGTGACCGATCTGCTTGCATTCATGCTTCCATATTATAAACGTGAAGGGAAGGCACAGCTTGTTGTTGCGATTGGATGTACAGGCGGTCAGCACCGTTCAGTAGCGTTGACGGAGTATATTTCAAACCACTTCAAAAAGGATTACAGGGTTCAAGTATCACATCGCGATATCGAAAAAAGTAAGGGGAAAGCAGATGTTAAATAA
- a CDS encoding 8-oxo-dGTP diphosphatase, with translation MQRVTNCVLIKDNQILLLKKPRRGWWVAPGGKMEPGESVRDACIREYREETGVYLKNPSIKGIFTFIMKDGDKVLSEWMMFTFFATDSDGINVDVCEEGELSWHPVEDVKKLLMAEGDFHILDYMVHGSGIIYGTFTYTPEFKLLSYRLDPG, from the coding sequence GTGCAACGTGTCACAAACTGTGTATTGATAAAAGATAATCAAATCCTCTTATTGAAAAAGCCTAGACGCGGATGGTGGGTAGCTCCAGGCGGCAAGATGGAACCTGGGGAATCTGTACGCGATGCTTGCATTAGGGAATATCGCGAAGAAACGGGCGTTTATTTAAAAAACCCTTCCATCAAAGGTATTTTCACCTTCATTATGAAGGACGGAGATAAAGTTTTGTCAGAATGGATGATGTTCACTTTCTTTGCAACGGATTCCGATGGTATAAATGTGGATGTTTGTGAAGAAGGGGAACTTAGCTGGCATCCGGTTGAAGATGTTAAAAAGCTGTTGATGGCTGAAGGTGATTTTCACATCCTGGACTATATGGTTCATGGAAGTGGGATCATCTATGGAACGTTTACCTATACGCCTGAATTTAAGCTGCTTTCTTACCGATTGGATCCAGGTTAA
- the trxB gene encoding thioredoxin-disulfide reductase, translating into MSEKIYDVVIIGAGPAGMTAAVYTSRANLSTLMLERGVPGGQMANTEEVENYPGFDTILGPELSTKMFDHAKKFGAEYAYGDVKEIIDGEEYKTIKAGSKEFKARSIIISSGAEYKKIGVPGEKELGGRGVSYCAVCDGAFFKQKELFVIGGGDSAVEEGVYLTRFASKVTIVHRRDELRAQKILQDRAFANEKINFIWNHTLKEINEKGGKVGGVTLVSTENGEETVMDADGVFIYIGMLPLTTPFENLGILNSAGYIETNDRMETRVPGIFAAGDVREKTLRQIVTATGDGSIAAQSAQHFVEELQEKLQPKA; encoded by the coding sequence ATGTCTGAAAAAATTTATGACGTTGTTATTATTGGAGCTGGTCCTGCAGGGATGACGGCGGCTGTCTATACATCACGTGCGAACCTTTCAACATTGATGTTAGAACGCGGAGTACCGGGCGGACAAATGGCCAATACTGAGGAAGTAGAAAATTATCCTGGATTTGACACAATACTCGGACCTGAACTTTCAACGAAAATGTTTGATCATGCAAAGAAATTCGGTGCAGAGTATGCCTATGGGGATGTTAAGGAAATCATTGACGGTGAAGAGTATAAAACGATCAAAGCCGGTTCCAAGGAATTCAAAGCACGTTCAATCATCATTTCATCTGGTGCCGAATACAAGAAAATCGGTGTTCCTGGCGAAAAAGAATTGGGCGGCCGCGGTGTATCGTATTGTGCAGTTTGTGATGGTGCTTTCTTCAAGCAAAAAGAACTGTTCGTTATCGGCGGCGGAGACTCTGCTGTTGAAGAGGGTGTGTACTTAACCCGTTTTGCTTCAAAAGTGACGATCGTTCACAGACGTGACGAACTTCGTGCTCAAAAGATTCTTCAAGATCGTGCATTTGCCAATGAGAAAATTAACTTCATCTGGAATCATACTTTGAAGGAAATCAATGAAAAAGGCGGCAAAGTCGGCGGTGTCACTCTAGTTTCCACTGAAAACGGAGAAGAGACAGTGATGGACGCAGACGGTGTATTCATTTATATCGGAATGCTTCCGCTAACTACACCATTTGAGAACTTGGGCATCTTGAATTCCGCAGGCTATATTGAAACGAATGATCGGATGGAAACACGCGTCCCTGGTATTTTTGCGGCTGGTGACGTTCGTGAAAAAACATTGCGCCAAATCGTTACAGCTACAGGCGATGGAAGCATTGCCGCTCAATCCGCTCAGCATTTTGTTGAGGAACTTCAAGAAAAATTGCAGCCAAAGGCTTGA
- a CDS encoding tetratricopeptide repeat protein, with protein sequence MSKDSKFGQQAKILTFHPTGEYYFTKGLKAYHRRELPKSKKYLERALELEPAEPMIACQLAITCSEIGEYNYSNNLLENILDVMDPYMSECHYFLANNYAHLGMFKEAYRHASAYLDKEEDGEFSDDAEDLLELITFESDESEENPFKHDGLITKQEQARDYLESGNFPKAIEVLKETIAEYEDYWSAYNNLALAYFYLGQVNEAFETLDEVLEKSPGNLHALCNLVVFHHYQQDEAKVEELIQMLEKIRPMLSEHRFKLGATFALIGNYASAFKWLKGLQKQGFEGDGTFYYWLTISAYHLGHEQAAKKAWKKVVEMNPEKEGMEPWGDMNATSDGFEHHFPSIIKRLESEFIEERLFAIFLLKHSVHKQKLLKNQVLNLNQNFTDLERDYAELVQVPAKDRQLTPIDFADRTAELLYRHFQPIQLNEAGLYLMWFSVFIEAVKSEQKLNNPAGWASAVEYVWNQLKNEKASKQAIADKHLISVSTLSKYVKLVENLLG encoded by the coding sequence ATGAGTAAAGACTCTAAATTTGGCCAACAGGCAAAAATTCTAACTTTTCACCCAACAGGTGAGTATTATTTCACCAAGGGTTTAAAAGCTTATCATAGACGAGAATTACCTAAATCAAAAAAATACCTGGAACGTGCGCTGGAACTTGAACCGGCTGAACCGATGATAGCCTGTCAATTGGCAATCACCTGCTCGGAAATCGGTGAATATAATTATTCAAACAACCTATTGGAAAACATCTTGGATGTGATGGATCCCTATATGTCCGAATGTCATTACTTCCTGGCGAATAATTATGCCCACTTAGGCATGTTCAAGGAGGCTTATCGTCACGCCAGTGCTTATCTTGATAAAGAAGAAGACGGGGAGTTCAGCGATGACGCAGAGGATCTGCTTGAACTGATAACTTTTGAGTCGGATGAGTCAGAAGAAAACCCCTTTAAGCATGATGGGCTCATTACCAAACAGGAACAAGCCCGTGACTACCTGGAATCAGGCAATTTCCCGAAGGCAATCGAAGTCCTGAAAGAAACGATTGCCGAGTACGAGGATTACTGGTCTGCTTATAATAACCTGGCACTTGCCTATTTCTATCTTGGTCAAGTAAATGAAGCTTTTGAAACACTTGATGAGGTACTGGAAAAAAGTCCGGGAAACCTGCATGCGCTTTGTAACCTTGTTGTTTTTCATCATTATCAACAGGATGAAGCGAAGGTTGAAGAGCTCATACAAATGCTGGAGAAAATTCGGCCGATGCTATCCGAACATCGTTTCAAGCTTGGAGCGACCTTCGCTTTGATCGGAAACTATGCTTCTGCATTTAAATGGCTGAAAGGACTCCAAAAGCAAGGGTTCGAGGGAGATGGAACCTTCTACTATTGGCTTACCATTTCCGCTTACCACTTAGGCCATGAACAGGCTGCCAAAAAGGCATGGAAAAAGGTCGTGGAAATGAACCCGGAAAAGGAAGGCATGGAGCCTTGGGGAGATATGAATGCAACTTCAGATGGTTTTGAACATCATTTTCCTTCTATTATAAAAAGACTGGAAAGTGAATTCATCGAAGAAAGGCTGTTTGCCATTTTCCTTCTGAAACATTCGGTTCATAAACAGAAGCTATTGAAAAACCAGGTCCTCAACCTAAACCAGAATTTCACTGATTTGGAACGTGATTATGCCGAACTTGTTCAAGTTCCTGCTAAAGATCGCCAATTAACACCGATTGATTTTGCCGATCGTACAGCTGAGTTATTATATCGGCATTTCCAACCGATACAATTAAATGAAGCCGGGCTCTATTTAATGTGGTTTTCCGTCTTCATCGAAGCGGTGAAATCCGAGCAGAAGTTAAATAATCCAGCAGGCTGGGCATCTGCTGTGGAGTACGTGTGGAATCAGCTTAAAAATGAGAAGGCGAGCAAACAGGCAATCGCAGACAAACATCTTATATCGGTGTCCACCTTATCGAAGTACGTAAAGTTGGTTGAAAACTTACTGGGATGA
- the hisIE gene encoding bifunctional phosphoribosyl-AMP cyclohydrolase/phosphoribosyl-ATP diphosphatase HisIE, producing the protein MNLETIKYDEKGLVPAIIQDAGTGEVLTLAYMNQESLQLSIEKGETVFFSRSRNELWHKGATSGNTQKIIEMKYDCDQDALVVRVAPAGPACHTGATSCFSETIYRNSEAGQDVKANVSFLTELERLIEKRKSEMPEGSYTTYLFDKGVDKILKKVGEEAAEVIIAAKNRDAEELSMESADLLYHLFVLLREQELPFQAVLDVLKARHADKDEPKETE; encoded by the coding sequence ATGAATCTTGAAACTATTAAATACGACGAAAAAGGCCTGGTACCGGCAATTATTCAAGATGCAGGAACCGGCGAAGTGCTGACACTTGCTTACATGAACCAAGAATCGCTGCAATTGTCGATTGAAAAAGGTGAAACGGTCTTCTTCAGCCGTTCGCGCAATGAATTATGGCATAAAGGGGCGACCAGCGGCAATACCCAGAAAATCATCGAAATGAAGTATGACTGCGATCAAGATGCATTGGTCGTTCGGGTCGCTCCTGCAGGTCCTGCTTGCCATACAGGGGCAACAAGCTGTTTTAGTGAAACGATTTACCGAAACAGTGAAGCCGGACAAGACGTGAAGGCGAATGTGTCTTTCTTGACGGAATTGGAAAGATTGATTGAAAAAAGAAAATCGGAAATGCCTGAAGGTTCATATACTACCTACCTATTCGATAAGGGCGTTGATAAGATCCTGAAAAAAGTCGGTGAAGAAGCGGCAGAAGTGATCATTGCTGCCAAGAACCGGGATGCAGAGGAACTTTCGATGGAAAGCGCCGATCTCCTCTATCACTTATTCGTTCTTCTTCGGGAGCAGGAGTTGCCTTTCCAAGCAGTGCTTGATGTATTGAAGGCTAGACATGCCGATAAGGACGAACCGAAAGAAACCGAATGA
- the hisF gene encoding imidazole glycerol phosphate synthase subunit HisF, translated as MLTKRIIPCLDVKDGRVVKGIQFVSLRDAGDPVELASFYDQEGADELVFLDISASHEGRETIVDVVQAVAGSLAIPFTVGGGINSLADMKKILRAGADKVSLNTAAILRPDLINEGADYFGSQCIVVAIDARYDEELGSWRVYTHGGRKPTEWEVIEWAKEAVIRGAGEILLTSMDCDGEKKGFNVALTKAVSEAVSVPVIASGGAGNAEHFQEAFQEGKADAALAASIFHYKETSVKEVKAFLKQQGVVVR; from the coding sequence ATGCTCACTAAACGAATTATTCCATGCCTCGATGTAAAGGACGGGCGCGTAGTTAAAGGTATACAATTTGTTTCCCTTAGGGATGCTGGAGATCCGGTCGAACTTGCATCCTTTTACGACCAAGAAGGTGCCGATGAGCTTGTCTTCCTTGATATTTCGGCATCACATGAAGGCAGGGAAACGATCGTCGACGTCGTTCAAGCGGTAGCGGGCAGCTTGGCAATCCCGTTCACGGTGGGCGGCGGCATAAATTCATTGGCGGATATGAAGAAGATCTTACGAGCCGGTGCCGATAAGGTATCCTTAAATACAGCAGCCATTCTGCGCCCTGATTTAATAAATGAAGGTGCTGATTATTTTGGTTCCCAATGTATCGTTGTCGCCATAGACGCCCGATATGATGAAGAGCTTGGGTCATGGCGCGTCTATACCCACGGCGGTCGGAAACCGACTGAATGGGAAGTGATCGAGTGGGCGAAGGAAGCCGTAATCCGCGGTGCAGGTGAAATTTTATTGACAAGCATGGATTGTGACGGCGAGAAAAAAGGGTTTAATGTCGCTTTGACAAAAGCGGTATCTGAAGCCGTTTCAGTGCCGGTCATCGCCTCAGGCGGGGCTGGTAACGCCGAGCATTTCCAGGAAGCTTTCCAAGAAGGAAAAGCCGACGCAGCATTAGCCGCATCGATTTTTCATTATAAAGAAACATCCGTCAAAGAAGTCAAAGCGTTTCTCAAACAACAAGGAGTGGTTGTACGATGA
- the hisA gene encoding 1-(5-phosphoribosyl)-5-[(5-phosphoribosylamino)methylideneamino]imidazole-4-carboxamide isomerase produces MSNFTIYPAIDMRGGKCVRLIQGDYNQETVYGDSPFDMAKSFADQGADWIHMVDLDGAKEGVRINDSYVIKAASELGARIQIGGGIRTEQDIAHYLDNGVERVILGSTAVSDPDFTKDMIRKYGSHIAIGIDAKDGMVATHGWLQTSGTLAVDLGKLLADAGAETFIVTDIATDGMLSGPNVKGILAMAEATGKNVIASGGISSLEDLVTLKEYEAQGIAGAIIGKAIYTNRFTVEEALEKVRG; encoded by the coding sequence ATGAGCAACTTTACTATTTACCCGGCGATTGATATGCGCGGAGGCAAATGCGTCCGCTTAATCCAGGGAGATTACAATCAGGAAACCGTTTATGGCGATTCCCCCTTCGATATGGCTAAAAGCTTTGCAGACCAAGGAGCCGATTGGATACATATGGTCGATCTTGACGGAGCTAAAGAGGGAGTGCGCATCAATGATTCATACGTAATTAAAGCTGCAAGTGAGTTAGGGGCCCGCATTCAAATCGGCGGCGGCATCCGTACGGAACAGGATATAGCCCATTACCTGGATAATGGAGTGGAACGTGTCATTCTAGGCAGCACGGCCGTTTCAGACCCTGATTTCACTAAAGATATGATTAGGAAATATGGAAGCCATATCGCAATCGGGATAGATGCGAAAGATGGCATGGTAGCCACTCATGGTTGGCTTCAAACTTCTGGAACCCTTGCGGTAGATCTTGGAAAATTACTGGCCGATGCTGGTGCAGAGACCTTTATCGTGACTGATATCGCGACGGATGGCATGCTTTCAGGTCCGAATGTGAAAGGTATATTGGCCATGGCGGAGGCAACTGGTAAAAACGTGATCGCTTCGGGAGGCATTAGTTCACTCGAAGACCTTGTCACCCTCAAAGAGTATGAAGCCCAAGGAATTGCAGGGGCAATCATTGGCAAAGCAATTTATACCAATCGCTTTACTGTAGAAGAAGCACTAGAAAAGGTGCGTGGTTAA
- the hisH gene encoding imidazole glycerol phosphate synthase subunit HisH encodes MIGIVDYGMGNLFSVSKGLERLGADSFISDDPNELSKSNGIILPGVGSFRDAMSLLEKQKLDEFLKEYVADGGYLLGICLGMQLLFDESEENGPAKGLSLIPGKVVRFKGVDANDQVYKVPHMGWNRLEFKQASQVNEGLEEEHVYFVHSYYADTDESFVTASATYDVEVPAIVGKGNVFGMQFHPEKSGKMGMSLLRNYLSLVEGKEEA; translated from the coding sequence ATGATCGGGATCGTCGATTATGGCATGGGGAATTTATTTTCCGTAAGCAAAGGGCTGGAGCGCCTTGGTGCCGATTCATTCATTTCCGATGACCCAAATGAACTTTCAAAGTCGAATGGGATCATACTTCCCGGCGTTGGCTCTTTCAGGGATGCCATGAGTCTCTTGGAAAAACAAAAGCTGGATGAATTCCTGAAGGAATATGTAGCCGATGGAGGGTATCTTTTAGGCATCTGCCTAGGTATGCAGCTTCTCTTTGATGAAAGTGAGGAAAATGGACCTGCAAAAGGATTATCCCTCATCCCAGGTAAAGTCGTTCGTTTTAAAGGAGTGGATGCGAATGACCAGGTTTATAAAGTGCCGCACATGGGCTGGAATCGTCTTGAATTTAAACAGGCGTCACAAGTGAATGAGGGACTGGAAGAGGAACATGTTTATTTCGTCCATTCTTACTACGCCGATACGGATGAATCATTCGTTACCGCTTCGGCGACGTATGATGTGGAAGTGCCGGCGATCGTCGGTAAAGGGAATGTATTCGGCATGCAGTTCCATCCGGAAAAAAGCGGGAAGATGGGCATGTCACTCTTGAGAAATTATCTGTCATTAGTAGAAGGGAAGGAAGAAGCATGA
- the hisB gene encoding imidazoleglycerol-phosphate dehydratase HisB, whose amino-acid sequence MERFASVERKTNETEISLKFGVDGEGNSSIKTGVPFMTHMLDLFTKHGKFDLTVDANGDTDVDDHHTTEDIGICLGQTLLEALGDKSGIKRYGNAFVPMDEALAQVVIDLSNRPHLEFRAEFPSQKVGTFDTELVHEFLWKFALEARMNLHVVVHYGHNTHHMIEAIFKALGRALDEATTIDPRVKGIPSTKGML is encoded by the coding sequence ATGGAACGTTTTGCTAGTGTGGAGCGAAAGACGAATGAAACGGAAATAAGCTTGAAGTTTGGTGTGGATGGGGAAGGTAATTCCTCCATTAAGACGGGCGTTCCGTTTATGACGCATATGCTGGATTTGTTCACGAAACACGGGAAGTTTGATTTGACTGTAGATGCAAACGGGGATACAGATGTGGATGATCATCATACAACTGAAGATATTGGCATTTGCTTGGGGCAGACGTTATTGGAGGCCCTTGGAGACAAGAGCGGGATAAAGCGTTACGGAAATGCTTTCGTACCTATGGATGAAGCACTTGCCCAGGTTGTCATTGATTTAAGCAATCGTCCGCACCTGGAGTTCCGGGCTGAATTTCCTTCGCAAAAGGTCGGTACTTTCGATACTGAACTGGTGCACGAGTTTCTTTGGAAGTTCGCTCTTGAAGCCAGGATGAATCTGCATGTAGTCGTTCATTACGGACACAACACACACCATATGATCGAAGCAATATTCAAAGCGCTTGGACGTGCATTGGATGAAGCTACGACCATCGATCCACGTGTCAAAGGCATCCCTTCGACGAAAGGAATGTTGTAA